Proteins encoded together in one uncultured Desulfosarcina sp. window:
- a CDS encoding Hsp20/alpha crystallin family protein — protein sequence MSDSKELQVKDKQEVAAPAEQTRPGVVFTPEVDIFENDKEITLLADMPGVAPEDISIDLNDNVLSITGEVKPFEEKDESDVLIEFEIGRYARQFTLSEVIDQGRIEAKHKDGVLRLTLPKAEKAVPRQIAVNAA from the coding sequence ATGAGCGATTCCAAAGAACTTCAGGTAAAAGACAAACAGGAAGTGGCCGCTCCGGCCGAGCAGACACGCCCCGGTGTGGTATTTACGCCGGAGGTGGACATTTTCGAAAACGATAAAGAGATCACCTTGCTGGCCGATATGCCCGGTGTGGCTCCTGAAGATATCAGCATTGACCTGAACGACAACGTGCTGAGCATTACAGGAGAGGTCAAGCCGTTTGAGGAAAAGGATGAATCCGACGTGCTGATCGAGTTTGAAATCGGGCGCTATGCCCGTCAATTCACCCTTTCCGAGGTCATTGACCAGGGAAGGATCGAAGCCAAACACAAAGACGGGGTGCTGCGCCTGACCCTGCCCAAGGCGGAAAAGGCCGTTCCCCGGCAGATCGCCGTGAACGCGGCTTAG
- a CDS encoding IS481 family transposase gives MLNGTKTVIKHKIGLLNLAEELGNVSKACRIMGLSRDTFYRYQNAVEQGGVDALVDQNRRKPNIKNRTDEITEAAVVAYAVEQPAFGQVRASNELRKRGVFISPSGVRCVWLRHQLARFKDRLKALEDKMAKENLILTESQVQALERKKQDDIAAGEIETAHPGYLGSQDTFYVGTLKGVGRIYQQTFIDTYAKVGFAKLYTTKTPITAADLLNDKVLPFYEKHELPLLRVLTDRGTEYCGKAETHDYQLYLAINDIEHTKTKARSPQTNGICERFHKTMLQEFYQVTFRKKIYRDIETLQFDLDLWLEQYNHERTHQGKMCCGRTPMETLEDGKRLWEEKKIA, from the coding sequence ATGCTGAATGGTACCAAAACCGTCATCAAACACAAGATCGGATTGTTGAACCTGGCCGAGGAACTGGGCAACGTATCCAAAGCCTGCCGGATCATGGGGCTTTCCCGTGACACCTTTTACCGCTATCAAAATGCCGTTGAACAAGGCGGCGTCGATGCCCTCGTCGATCAAAACCGCCGCAAACCCAATATTAAAAACCGCACAGACGAAATAACCGAGGCTGCTGTCGTAGCCTATGCCGTTGAACAACCGGCCTTTGGCCAAGTGCGTGCCAGCAACGAATTGCGTAAGCGGGGCGTGTTCATTTCCCCCAGTGGTGTCCGGTGTGTATGGCTGCGTCACCAATTGGCTCGCTTTAAAGACCGGCTCAAGGCCCTTGAGGACAAAATGGCCAAGGAGAATCTGATTCTTACCGAAAGCCAGGTCCAGGCATTAGAACGGAAAAAGCAAGACGACATCGCTGCTGGGGAGATCGAGACGGCTCATCCAGGTTATCTGGGATCACAGGATACCTTTTATGTCGGAACCCTTAAGGGCGTGGGCAGGATCTATCAGCAAACCTTTATCGATACGTATGCCAAGGTCGGTTTTGCCAAACTCTATACCACCAAGACGCCGATCACTGCTGCCGATTTGCTCAATGATAAGGTGCTGCCCTTTTATGAAAAGCATGAGTTGCCGCTGCTTCGCGTCTTAACCGACAGGGGTACCGAGTATTGCGGCAAAGCTGAAACCCACGATTATCAATTGTATCTGGCTATTAACGACATCGAACACACCAAGACCAAGGCCAGATCGCCGCAAACCAACGGTATCTGCGAACGCTTCCACAAAACCATGCTACAGGAATTTTATCAGGTGACCTTCAGAAAGAAGATTTATCGGGATATCGAAACGCTTCAGTTTGATCTTGACCTGTGGCTTGAACAGTACAATCATGAGCGAACCCATCAGGGGAAAATGTGCTGCGGCAGAACCCCGATGGAAACCCTTGAAGATGGCAAACGACTCTGGGAAGAGAAAAAAATAGCCTGA